Proteins encoded in a region of the Saccharothrix ecbatanensis genome:
- a CDS encoding GGDEF domain-containing protein: MALRRFGIITGVVCALVVCIVCLAVSGVLDRPTSVAIDKFAQLIASAAAMVSYWRAARRRQGVARRWRLWMAAAMAGLVVGLCAWIWGQVFLGVALPSSTLAPLGFMLVPALTLCAILVLAHGGSGKLPGHRSKLVVALDGLIVVGSLFVLTWVSLLESMVRAWATSGPGFATVVAHPAAYLVMLVVLLVSSWTHRSVRQLPVLFIALAGMAQSTSGWGFAYLVSKGTTVMPTGVDIGFMVAPALFFLSSIAPGGATRERVGAARLRAGDLLHLLVPYLPMLVTGLFIVVGTATGVRLNPLEIYVGLGVVLLVIARQLLTLIDNVRLLEQLRDSRERLRHQAYHDPLTGVANRALFRERLDAALAGTSPVVVLFIDVDGFKDVNDNFGHAEGDAVLRIVASRLQGCVRSQDVVARLGGDEFGVLVDGYPQPPEEIGQRVLEAMSEPHRTDNGSHRIRASIGISHREAFDPALTADDLLGTADAAMYTAKRLGKGMVVVHGSVEAEMT; the protein is encoded by the coding sequence ATGGCCCTGAGGCGGTTCGGCATCATCACCGGTGTCGTCTGCGCTCTGGTGGTCTGCATCGTCTGCCTCGCCGTGTCCGGGGTACTCGACCGGCCCACGTCGGTGGCGATCGACAAGTTCGCCCAGCTCATCGCCTCCGCCGCCGCGATGGTGTCGTACTGGCGGGCGGCACGGCGGCGTCAGGGCGTGGCCCGGCGCTGGCGGCTGTGGATGGCGGCGGCGATGGCCGGCCTGGTCGTCGGCCTGTGCGCGTGGATCTGGGGCCAGGTGTTCCTCGGGGTGGCGCTGCCCTCGTCCACGTTGGCGCCGCTGGGGTTCATGCTCGTGCCCGCGTTGACGCTGTGCGCGATCCTGGTGCTGGCGCACGGAGGTTCGGGCAAGCTGCCCGGCCACCGCAGCAAGCTCGTGGTCGCGCTGGACGGGCTGATCGTGGTCGGCTCGCTGTTCGTGCTCACGTGGGTGTCGCTGCTGGAGTCGATGGTCCGCGCCTGGGCCACGTCCGGGCCGGGTTTCGCCACCGTCGTGGCCCACCCGGCGGCGTACCTGGTGATGCTGGTCGTGCTGCTGGTGTCGTCGTGGACGCACCGCTCTGTGCGGCAGCTGCCGGTGCTGTTCATCGCGCTGGCGGGCATGGCGCAGTCCACGTCGGGGTGGGGGTTCGCGTACCTGGTGAGCAAGGGCACGACCGTCATGCCGACGGGCGTCGACATCGGGTTCATGGTGGCTCCGGCGCTGTTCTTCCTGAGTTCGATCGCCCCCGGCGGCGCCACGCGGGAACGGGTGGGCGCGGCCCGGCTGCGCGCGGGCGACCTGCTGCACCTGCTGGTGCCGTACCTGCCGATGCTCGTCACCGGCCTGTTCATCGTGGTGGGCACGGCGACCGGGGTGCGGCTGAACCCGCTGGAGATCTACGTCGGGCTGGGCGTGGTGCTGCTGGTGATCGCCCGCCAGCTGCTGACGCTGATCGACAACGTCCGGCTGCTGGAGCAGCTGCGGGACAGCCGCGAACGGCTGCGGCACCAGGCGTACCACGACCCGTTGACCGGGGTGGCGAACCGCGCGCTGTTCCGGGAACGGCTGGACGCGGCGCTGGCCGGCACGTCGCCGGTGGTGGTGCTGTTCATCGACGTGGACGGGTTCAAGGACGTCAACGACAACTTCGGCCACGCCGAGGGCGACGCGGTGCTGCGGATCGTGGCGTCCCGGTTGCAGGGCTGCGTGCGGTCGCAGGACGTGGTGGCGCGGTTGGGCGGCGACGAGTTCGGCGTGCTGGTGGACGGCTACCCGCAGCCACCGGAGGAGATCGGGCAGCGGGTGCTGGAGGCGATGAGCGAGCCGCACCGGACGGACAACGGGTCGCACCGGATCCGGGCGTCGATCGGGATCTCGCACCGCGAGGCGTTCGACCCGGCGTTGACGGCGGACGACTTACTGGGCACGGCGGACGCGGCGATGTACACGGCCAAGCGGCTGGGCAAGGGGATGGTCGTGGTGCACGGCTCGGTGGAAGCCGAGATGACGTGA
- the ruvC gene encoding crossover junction endodeoxyribonuclease RuvC, whose product MRVFGVDPGLTRCGFGVVDGGPGRTVRPVAVDVVRTPADMDLAVRLLRLSEAVEEWLDRYRPEVVAIERVFSQHNVRTAMGTAQAGGVVALSAARRDLPVVFHTPSEVKAAVTGSGRADKAQVTTMVTKLLGLKTAPKPADAADALALAICHLWRAPMRSRLEEAQARAAEIARTHRARLAQASAQASVRLSTPSTAAKTGGEPE is encoded by the coding sequence GTGCGCGTGTTCGGAGTCGACCCCGGCTTGACCCGGTGCGGGTTCGGGGTGGTCGACGGCGGTCCTGGTCGGACCGTTCGGCCGGTGGCCGTGGACGTCGTGCGCACGCCCGCGGACATGGACTTGGCGGTGCGGCTGCTCCGGCTGTCCGAGGCGGTCGAGGAGTGGCTGGACCGCTACCGGCCGGAGGTCGTCGCCATCGAACGCGTGTTCAGCCAGCACAACGTCCGCACCGCCATGGGCACCGCGCAGGCGGGCGGCGTGGTGGCGCTGTCGGCCGCACGCCGTGACCTGCCGGTCGTCTTCCACACCCCCAGCGAGGTCAAGGCCGCCGTCACCGGCTCCGGCCGTGCGGACAAGGCGCAGGTGACCACAATGGTCACCAAACTCCTCGGCCTCAAGACCGCCCCCAAGCCCGCCGACGCCGCCGACGCCCTGGCCCTGGCCATCTGCCACCTGTGGCGCGCGCCCATGCGGTCACGCCTGGAGGAGGCGCAGGCGAGGGCGGCTGAGATCGCCCGCACCCACCGCGCGAGACTGGCGCAGGCCAGTGCGCAGGCCAGTGTCCGACTGTCGACCCCGTCGACCGCCGCGAAAACCGGAGGTGAGCCCGAGTGA
- the ruvA gene encoding Holliday junction branch migration protein RuvA translates to MISSLRGQVLSIGLDHVVVEVSGVGYAVQATPATLATLRRGEETQLATALVVREDSLTLFGFADTDARELFGLLQTVSGIGPRLALATLAVLEPDKLRAALAEGNITVLTQVPGIGRKGAERLIIELRDKVGQLPTTPGSAGGDNGQVVRNHVTEALLGLGFPAKQAEQAVDAVLADDGTLGTSEVLRRSLAALGRKR, encoded by the coding sequence GTGATCTCGTCACTGCGCGGGCAGGTGTTGTCCATCGGGCTCGACCACGTCGTCGTCGAGGTGAGCGGCGTCGGCTACGCCGTGCAGGCCACCCCCGCCACGCTGGCCACGCTGCGCCGCGGCGAGGAGACCCAGCTGGCCACGGCGCTCGTCGTCCGCGAGGACTCGCTGACCCTGTTCGGCTTCGCCGACACCGATGCCCGGGAGCTGTTCGGGCTGCTGCAGACGGTGTCCGGCATCGGGCCGCGATTGGCGTTGGCGACGCTGGCCGTGCTGGAGCCGGACAAGCTCCGCGCCGCGCTCGCCGAAGGCAACATCACCGTGCTGACACAGGTCCCCGGCATCGGCCGCAAGGGCGCCGAACGGCTGATCATCGAGTTGCGGGACAAGGTCGGTCAGCTCCCGACCACGCCTGGCAGCGCCGGCGGCGACAACGGCCAGGTGGTGCGCAACCACGTCACGGAGGCGCTGCTCGGCCTCGGCTTCCCGGCCAAGCAGGCCGAACAGGCCGTGGACGCGGTGCTGGCGGACGACGGCACGCTCGGCACGTCGGAAGTCCTCCGTCGTTCCCTGGCAGCTCTGGGTCGGAAGCGATGA
- the ruvB gene encoding Holliday junction branch migration DNA helicase RuvB, protein MNFEGYEEEVDTLNPLPDPAERDVETTLRPKDLHEFVGQPKVREQLELVLQGAMQRGSPPDHVLLSGPPGLGKTSLAMIIAAELGASLRITSGPALERAGDLAAMLSNLVEGDVLFIDEIHRMARPAEEMLYLAMEDFRVDVVVGKGPGATSIPLDIAPFTLVGATTRSGALTGPLRDRFGFTGHMEFYSAEELELIVRRSAKILGVDLREDGGREIAGRSRGTPRIANRLLRRVRDYAEVRADGAVTLEVARDALKVYDVDELGLDRLDRAVLDALVRSFGGGPVGVSTLAVAVGEEPTTVEEVCEPYLVRAGMLARTPRGRVATATAWLHLGLQPPAGAPGEATRSLFDDATE, encoded by the coding sequence GTGAACTTCGAGGGCTATGAAGAAGAGGTCGACACCCTCAACCCGCTGCCGGATCCGGCCGAGCGGGATGTCGAGACCACCCTCCGCCCGAAGGACCTGCACGAGTTCGTCGGCCAGCCGAAGGTCCGCGAACAGCTCGAACTCGTCCTGCAAGGCGCCATGCAACGCGGCTCGCCACCGGACCACGTGCTGCTCTCCGGCCCGCCCGGACTGGGCAAGACCAGCCTCGCCATGATCATCGCGGCCGAGCTGGGCGCGTCCCTGCGGATCACCTCCGGTCCCGCTCTCGAACGCGCCGGCGACCTGGCCGCGATGCTGTCCAACCTGGTCGAGGGCGACGTCCTGTTCATCGACGAGATCCACCGGATGGCCCGGCCCGCCGAGGAGATGCTGTACCTGGCGATGGAGGACTTCCGGGTCGACGTGGTCGTCGGCAAGGGTCCCGGCGCGACCAGCATCCCGCTCGACATCGCCCCGTTCACCCTGGTCGGCGCGACCACCCGCTCCGGCGCGCTCACCGGCCCGCTGCGCGACCGGTTCGGCTTCACCGGGCACATGGAGTTCTACAGCGCCGAGGAGCTGGAGCTGATCGTCCGCCGTTCGGCGAAGATCCTCGGCGTCGACCTGCGCGAGGACGGCGGCCGGGAGATCGCCGGCCGCTCCCGTGGCACGCCCCGCATCGCGAACAGGCTGCTCAGGCGCGTTCGGGACTACGCGGAGGTGCGCGCGGACGGCGCCGTCACCCTCGAAGTCGCGCGGGACGCCCTGAAGGTCTACGACGTGGACGAACTCGGCCTCGACCGACTGGACCGGGCGGTCCTGGACGCGTTGGTCCGCTCGTTCGGCGGCGGTCCGGTCGGCGTCTCCACGCTCGCCGTCGCGGTGGGCGAGGAACCCACCACGGTGGAGGAGGTCTGCGAGCCCTACCTCGTGCGGGCCGGGATGCTGGCGCGCACCCCGCGTGGTCGGGTGGCCACCGCCACCGCCTGGCTCCACCTGGGACTCCAGCCGCCCGCGGGGGCGCCGGGTGAGGCCACTCGATCGCTGTTCGACGACGCCACCGAGTGA
- the yajC gene encoding preprotein translocase subunit YajC, with the protein MELSSLMFPLLLVLLAVPLFLSARKQKRAAAEQQALLNSLEPGDRVMTTSGLYATVADVNEDDSTIDLEIADGVVTTWLRQAIREKVVVDAETDEVDEADDVVDETADVEPVQQESKK; encoded by the coding sequence ATGGAACTGTCCTCCTTGATGTTCCCGCTGCTGCTCGTGCTGCTCGCGGTGCCGCTGTTCCTCAGCGCCCGCAAGCAGAAGCGGGCGGCTGCCGAGCAGCAGGCGTTGCTCAACTCCTTGGAGCCGGGCGACCGCGTCATGACGACCTCGGGGCTTTACGCGACCGTCGCGGACGTGAACGAAGACGACTCCACGATCGACCTGGAGATCGCCGACGGTGTGGTCACCACGTGGCTGCGCCAGGCGATCCGGGAGAAGGTCGTGGTGGACGCCGAGACCGACGAGGTCGACGAAGCCGACGACGTGGTGGACGAGACCGCAGACGTCGAGCCCGTGCAGCAGGAGAGCAAGAAGTAA
- the secD gene encoding protein translocase subunit SecD produces the protein MAPPAGQIRPAKYLGAFVLIVVALYSLVFLTGNGKATPKLGIDLQGGTRVTLTARAPDGQTPSEEALDQARSLIETRVNGLGVSGAEVVRDGSNLVITVPGTDSEGAKRLGQTAKLNFRKVIGSPMPNAAPEPQPTESAPPPTDPSAPPASGAPAPSETAAETAPTTTAQGRPAPAFEAQPEATTTPATPPADATTTPPADPSAPPAEDQIDCRAVFSGQVSEDPTKAVKEARHCRQEQLMMVEDEQTLGQALQVFTCPKVDPLLGNDDPGMRLLTCNQDGTEKYVLAPVTPPADGSVKDDDFTTYSRLTGEDIDNATAGTDPQGAGFIVNLTFKGAGADKWAKFTSANVQQQVAVVLDSQVVSAPSINEAILGGSTQISGKFTQAESSGLANVLKYGSLPLSFESSEAETVSATLGLASMKAGLIAGGIGLALVFVYCLFYYRLLGVLTILSLVLSGVVVYAVLVLLGRWIGFTLDLAGIAGFIVSIGITADSFVVFFERLKDEVREGRSFRSAVPRAWVRSRRTILSADAVSFLASAILYVIAVGQVKGFAFTLGMSTVLDLIVVFLVTHPLVSMVSKSKSLSNPKLSGLGGAVQAAVDDRALSGAKSTAVKEV, from the coding sequence GTGGCACCTCCGGCCGGGCAAATCCGCCCCGCGAAGTACCTGGGCGCATTTGTCCTCATCGTGGTCGCGCTGTACTCCCTGGTGTTTCTCACCGGGAACGGCAAGGCGACACCCAAGCTCGGTATCGACCTCCAGGGTGGCACGCGTGTCACGTTGACCGCCCGTGCTCCTGATGGACAGACGCCGTCGGAGGAAGCGCTCGACCAGGCCCGCTCCCTCATCGAGACGCGGGTCAACGGCCTGGGCGTGTCCGGCGCGGAGGTCGTCCGCGACGGCAGCAACCTGGTGATCACGGTCCCCGGTACGGACAGCGAGGGCGCCAAACGGCTCGGCCAGACCGCCAAGCTGAACTTCCGCAAGGTCATCGGCTCGCCGATGCCGAACGCGGCGCCCGAGCCGCAGCCGACGGAGAGCGCGCCGCCGCCGACCGACCCGTCCGCGCCGCCCGCGAGCGGCGCCCCCGCGCCGTCCGAGACCGCGGCCGAGACCGCGCCGACCACGACCGCCCAGGGTCGACCGGCGCCGGCGTTCGAGGCCCAGCCGGAGGCGACGACCACGCCCGCGACGCCGCCCGCGGACGCGACCACCACGCCGCCCGCGGACCCGTCCGCGCCGCCGGCCGAGGATCAGATCGACTGCCGCGCGGTGTTCTCCGGGCAGGTCTCCGAGGACCCGACCAAGGCCGTCAAGGAGGCGAGGCACTGCCGCCAGGAACAGCTGATGATGGTCGAGGACGAGCAGACCCTCGGCCAGGCGCTCCAGGTGTTCACGTGCCCGAAGGTCGACCCGCTGCTCGGCAACGACGACCCGGGCATGCGGCTGCTGACCTGCAACCAGGACGGCACCGAGAAGTACGTCCTCGCGCCGGTCACCCCGCCGGCCGACGGCAGCGTGAAGGACGACGACTTCACCACGTACTCGCGGCTGACCGGTGAGGACATCGACAACGCGACGGCCGGCACCGACCCCCAGGGCGCGGGCTTCATCGTCAACCTGACGTTCAAGGGCGCCGGCGCCGACAAGTGGGCCAAGTTCACCTCGGCGAACGTGCAGCAGCAGGTCGCGGTCGTGTTGGACAGCCAGGTGGTCTCCGCCCCGAGCATCAACGAGGCGATCCTCGGCGGCAGCACCCAGATCAGCGGCAAGTTCACGCAGGCCGAGTCGTCCGGCCTGGCCAACGTGCTGAAGTACGGCTCGCTGCCCCTGTCGTTCGAGTCCTCCGAGGCCGAGACGGTGTCCGCGACGCTCGGCCTGGCCTCGATGAAGGCCGGCCTGATCGCCGGTGGCATCGGCCTGGCGCTGGTGTTCGTGTACTGCCTGTTCTACTACCGCCTGCTCGGCGTGCTGACCATCCTGTCGCTGGTCCTGTCCGGCGTGGTGGTCTACGCGGTGCTGGTGCTGCTGGGCCGCTGGATCGGGTTCACCCTCGACCTGGCGGGCATCGCCGGTTTCATCGTGTCGATCGGTATCACCGCCGACTCGTTCGTGGTGTTCTTCGAACGGTTGAAGGACGAAGTGCGCGAGGGCCGGTCGTTCCGGTCCGCGGTACCGCGCGCCTGGGTCCGTTCGCGCCGCACGATCCTGTCGGCGGACGCGGTCAGCTTCCTCGCCTCGGCGATCCTGTACGTGATCGCCGTCGGCCAGGTGAAGGGCTTCGCGTTCACCCTCGGCATGTCCACCGTGCTCGACCTGATCGTGGTCTTCCTCGTGACGCACCCGCTGGTCAGCATGGTCTCGAAGTCGAAGTCCCTGTCCAACCCGAAGCTGTCGGGTCTCGGCGGCGCCGTCCAGGCCGCCGTCGACGACCGCGCGCTGTCGGGTGCGAAGAGCACCGCTGTGAAGGAGGTCTGA
- the secF gene encoding protein translocase subunit SecF — MAETKKANVFQRLYVGNGAFDIIGKRKRWYVMFGIILLICVASILFKPFNLGIDFTGGTRVQLPANSSTGTISVEAAKDTFEKAIGKEPTAVQTVGTGDAATIQIRSEALTAEEVFTLKAAIDEDLKPNGGASAVSDSAVSASWGGEITGKALIALGVFFLAVMIFLALYFEISMAIAALVAVLHDVVITAGIYSLVGFEVSPATVIGLLTILGFSLYDTVVVFDKVRENTRGLLGLTRRTYAEAANLAVNQTLMRSINTSLIALLPVLGLLVIGVGLLGVGTLKDLALVQLTGIAIGALSSIYIATPVAVDLKMRDPRYKAQAARVKTRRDNLARKAGGEAVTGGDIVESVAAEVRKEKAMAAAAGVPARTGKTADVRRRPTGKKHR, encoded by the coding sequence GTGGCCGAGACGAAGAAGGCCAACGTTTTCCAGCGGCTCTACGTCGGAAACGGCGCGTTCGACATCATCGGCAAGCGCAAGCGCTGGTACGTGATGTTCGGCATTATCCTGCTGATCTGCGTCGCGTCGATCTTGTTCAAGCCGTTCAACCTGGGCATCGACTTCACCGGTGGCACGCGCGTCCAGCTGCCCGCGAACAGCTCGACCGGCACGATCAGCGTCGAGGCGGCCAAGGACACGTTCGAGAAGGCCATCGGCAAGGAGCCGACCGCGGTCCAGACCGTGGGCACGGGCGATGCCGCGACCATCCAGATCCGGTCGGAGGCGCTGACCGCCGAAGAGGTGTTCACGCTCAAGGCCGCTATCGACGAGGACCTCAAGCCCAACGGTGGCGCGAGCGCGGTCAGCGACAGCGCCGTGTCCGCCTCCTGGGGCGGTGAGATCACCGGCAAGGCGCTGATCGCGCTCGGCGTGTTCTTCCTCGCCGTGATGATCTTCCTGGCGCTGTACTTCGAGATCTCCATGGCGATCGCCGCGCTGGTCGCGGTGCTGCACGACGTGGTGATCACGGCGGGCATCTACTCGCTGGTCGGCTTCGAGGTCTCGCCCGCGACGGTGATCGGTCTGTTGACCATTCTCGGCTTCTCGCTGTACGACACGGTGGTGGTGTTCGACAAGGTCCGGGAGAACACCCGCGGCCTGCTCGGCCTCACCCGCCGCACGTACGCCGAGGCGGCGAACCTCGCGGTGAACCAGACCCTGATGCGCTCGATCAACACCTCGTTGATCGCGTTGCTGCCGGTGCTGGGCCTGCTGGTGATCGGCGTGGGCCTGCTCGGCGTCGGCACGCTGAAGGACCTGGCGCTGGTGCAGCTGACCGGTATCGCCATCGGCGCGCTGTCGTCCATCTACATCGCGACCCCGGTCGCGGTGGACCTCAAGATGCGGGACCCCCGGTACAAGGCGCAGGCCGCGCGGGTCAAGACCCGTCGGGACAACCTGGCCCGCAAGGCCGGTGGCGAGGCCGTCACCGGTGGCGACATCGTGGAGTCGGTGGCGGCCGAGGTGCGCAAGGAGAAGGCCATGGCGGCCGCGGCGGGTGTGCCCGCGCGGACCGGCAAGACCGCCGACGTGCGGCGCCGTCCGACGGGCAAGAAGCACCGTTGA
- a CDS encoding adenine phosphoribosyltransferase, which produces MKLDRALGLLREVPDFPLPGVLFRDLTPVLADPDALRAVVDALQDKIHPDTQVVAAIEARGFLLGAALGYGWRYGVVPLRKPGKLPAVTHRVSYALEYGTATLELPADSISAGQKVVVVDDVLATGGTAAAACELVERAGGVVTGVSVVLEIQGLGGRDLLAGRDVNALLTL; this is translated from the coding sequence TTGAAGCTCGACCGAGCCCTAGGGCTGCTGCGTGAGGTCCCGGACTTCCCCCTCCCGGGGGTCCTGTTCCGGGACCTCACGCCGGTCTTGGCCGACCCGGACGCGCTGCGTGCCGTGGTCGACGCCTTGCAGGACAAGATCCACCCGGACACGCAGGTGGTGGCAGCCATCGAGGCCCGCGGCTTCCTGCTGGGCGCGGCGCTCGGGTACGGCTGGCGCTACGGCGTCGTGCCGCTGCGCAAGCCCGGCAAGCTGCCGGCCGTGACGCATCGGGTGTCGTACGCCTTGGAGTACGGCACCGCCACGCTGGAACTGCCCGCCGATTCCATTTCCGCCGGTCAGAAGGTTGTCGTCGTGGACGACGTGCTGGCGACCGGCGGTACCGCCGCGGCGGCGTGCGAGCTGGTCGAACGTGCCGGCGGCGTGGTGACCGGTGTGTCGGTCGTGCTGGAGATCCAGGGCTTGGGCGGCCGTGACCTGCTCGCGGGCCGCGACGTCAACGCCCTGCTGACCCTCTGA
- a CDS encoding helix-turn-helix domain-containing protein has protein sequence MAVGTTRAKRRLGRYVKPILERAALKPAEVAERVKTSKDTVNRLLSGDHLPRYPTFLAIMTILKATEEELTEGTALWERANVDAVVVEHASTLLSGYLRFRMDEGEAIGERSLDPMLIPGILQLGEYAEELGRRGLILTEGRGWTARGAAERQERQLLLSRDAAPLQLHALIDESVLHRVVASRELMADQLTHLLGVGRQDNVTLQMIPFDIGAYGAHFGALVLLDYPEPDEPLSVYVESYNGTKVVEDKRAVGMLTAVWDHAAQFALSPELTAQRIREVRDTRYA, from the coding sequence ATGGCGGTAGGAACCACACGTGCCAAGCGCAGACTCGGTCGATACGTGAAGCCGATCCTGGAGCGAGCGGCACTCAAGCCTGCCGAAGTAGCGGAACGCGTGAAGACGTCGAAGGACACGGTCAACCGGCTGCTGTCCGGCGACCACCTGCCGCGCTACCCGACGTTCCTGGCGATCATGACCATCCTCAAGGCCACTGAGGAGGAACTGACCGAGGGCACGGCGCTCTGGGAACGGGCGAACGTGGACGCCGTCGTGGTCGAGCACGCCTCGACCCTGTTGTCGGGCTACCTGCGGTTCAGGATGGACGAAGGTGAGGCGATCGGGGAACGCTCGCTCGACCCGATGCTCATCCCGGGGATACTCCAACTCGGCGAGTATGCCGAGGAGTTGGGGCGACGGGGTCTGATCCTGACCGAAGGCAGGGGATGGACCGCACGGGGTGCTGCCGAACGGCAGGAGCGGCAACTACTGCTGTCCCGCGATGCCGCCCCGCTTCAGTTGCACGCGCTGATCGATGAATCGGTGCTGCATCGTGTAGTGGCAAGCCGCGAGCTGATGGCTGATCAGTTGACGCATCTGCTCGGTGTTGGCCGACAGGACAACGTGACACTTCAGATGATCCCATTCGACATCGGCGCGTACGGTGCCCACTTCGGGGCGCTGGTCCTGCTCGACTACCCGGAGCCGGACGAACCGCTGTCGGTCTACGTCGAGAGCTACAACGGCACCAAGGTGGTAGAGGACAAGCGGGCGGTGGGCATGCTGACCGCTGTCTGGGACCACGCGGCACAATTCGCGCTCAGCCCGGAGCTGACGGCACAGCGCATTCGAGAAGTGAGGGACACGAGGTATGCCTGA
- a CDS encoding DUF397 domain-containing protein translates to MPDQQGTWRKSARSSTNAACVELVVSAESTGVRDSKQPAAGELNFPRGSFGAFLTALKNH, encoded by the coding sequence ATGCCTGACCAGCAGGGGACGTGGCGCAAGTCCGCACGCAGCTCGACCAACGCCGCCTGCGTCGAACTGGTGGTGAGCGCCGAATCGACCGGCGTTCGGGACAGCAAGCAGCCGGCGGCCGGTGAGCTGAACTTCCCGCGCGGGAGTTTCGGCGCGTTCCTCACCGCGCTCAAGAACCACTAG